One genomic region from Pseudomonas hormoni encodes:
- a CDS encoding FadR/GntR family transcriptional regulator — MDYRKPSDRKSMHSRIVQELGMQIVSGRFKPDDKLPAEALLCEEYAVSRPVLREATRVLVAKGLVYSRPRVGTVVKQRKEWHMLDPDVLHWLMQSSPQNQFFDLLTSVRSIIEPAAAALAAQFATDADIASIGEAYQRMEAAPTPEALLQPDLDFHSRIADATHNDLLANLCNMLSVAIAEALKHSNQRPNLHELALPRHKAILTAIENRDALGARHATLVQLDDARSALNVVLGTDPS; from the coding sequence ATGGATTACCGCAAACCCTCCGACCGCAAAAGCATGCACTCGCGCATCGTCCAGGAACTGGGCATGCAGATCGTTTCGGGACGCTTCAAACCGGACGACAAACTGCCCGCCGAAGCCCTGTTGTGCGAGGAGTACGCGGTCAGCCGGCCGGTGCTGCGCGAAGCCACTCGCGTGTTGGTCGCCAAAGGCCTGGTGTATTCCCGTCCGCGGGTGGGAACGGTGGTCAAGCAGCGCAAGGAATGGCACATGCTCGACCCGGACGTGCTGCACTGGCTGATGCAAAGCAGCCCGCAGAATCAGTTCTTCGATTTGCTGACCAGTGTGCGCAGCATCATCGAACCTGCTGCCGCCGCCCTTGCCGCACAGTTCGCCACCGACGCGGACATCGCCTCCATCGGTGAAGCCTACCAACGCATGGAAGCCGCGCCGACTCCTGAAGCGCTGTTGCAACCAGACCTGGATTTCCACAGCCGAATCGCCGATGCCACCCACAACGATCTGTTGGCCAACCTGTGCAACATGCTGTCGGTGGCGATCGCCGAAGCGTTGAAGCATTCCAACCAGCGGCCGAATCTGCATGAACTCGCACTGCCACGGCACAAGGCGATTCTCACGGCGATCGAGAATCGTGATGCGCTGGGTGCGCGGCATGCGACGCTGGTGCAGCTGGATGATGCGCGAAGTGCGCTGAATGTCGTGCTTGGAACCGATCCTTCCTGA